Proteins co-encoded in one Pan paniscus chromosome 23, NHGRI_mPanPan1-v2.0_pri, whole genome shotgun sequence genomic window:
- the LOC134730141 gene encoding proline-rich protein 36-like, giving the protein MPWLAAAPFHPLFPSAPLPPPSVSVSTSPSSVSVSTSPSSVSFISSPSSISFITSPFSLFPSSTLPPPCFHCHLSLLRFLYHLSLLPVSIITSPSSLCFHYHLSLLHFLHHLSLLPVSIITSPSSLFPSSPLPPPFPSSPLLPPCFHHQLSLLPVSFITSPSSLFPSSPLLPPCFHHLSLLPVSIITSPSSLFPSSPLLPPSVSIITSPSSISFITSPSSLFPSSPLPPPFPSSPLLPPCFHRQLSLLFPLSPLLPPRFLHHLSFLPLFPSSPLPPPRFHHHLSFLSVSFITSPSSPFPSSPLPPPRFLHHLSLLPVSFITSPSSLFPLSPLLPPCFLHHLSFLPVSISTSPSSVSFITSPSSLFPSSPLLPPCFHQHLSFLRFLHHLPFLPLFPSSPLLPPSVSVVTSSSLTQILLPL; this is encoded by the coding sequence ATGCCTTGGCTTGCAGCCGCACCATTTCACCCTCTGTTTCCGTCagcacctctccctcctccctctgtttCTGTTAGCACCTCTCCTTCCTCTGTTTCCGTCAGCACCTCTCCTTCCTCTGTTTCCTTCATCAGCTCTCCTTCCTCCATTTCCTTCATCacttctcctttctccctgttTCCATCATcaactctccctcctccctgtttCCATTGTCACCTCTCCCTCCTCCGTTTCCTTTatcacctctccctcctccctgtttCCATCatcacctctccttcctccctctgtttCCATTatcacctctccctcctccatttCCTTCatcacctctccctcctccctgtttCCATCatcacctctccctcctccctgtttCCATCatcacctctccctcctccatttCCTTCatcacctctccttcctccctgtttCCATCATcaactctccctcctccctgtttCCTTCatcacctctccttcctccctgtttCCTTCatcacctctccttcctccctgtttccatcatctctccctcctccctgtttCCATTatcacctctccctcctccctgtttCCTTCatcacctctccttcctccctctgtttCCATTatcacctctccctcctccatttCCTTCAttacctctccctcctccctgtttCCATCatcacctctccctcctccatttCCTTCgtcacctctccttcctccctgtttCCATCGTCAACTCTCCCTCCTGTTTCCTTTatcacctctccttcctccccgTTTCCTTCatcacctctccttcctccctctgtttCCATCatcacctctccctcctccccgtTTCCATCatcacctctccttcctctctgtttccttcatcacctctccctcctccccatttccttcatcacctctccctcctccccgtTTCCTTCatcacctctccctcctccctgtttCCTTCatcacctctccttcctccctgtttCCTTTatcacctctccttcctccctgtttCCTTCatcacctctccttcctccctgtttCCATCAGCACCTCTCCTTCCTCCGTTTCCTTCatcacctctccttcctccctgtttCCTTCatcacctctccttcctccctgtttCCATCAGCACCTCTCCTTCCTCCGTTTCCTTCAtcacctccccttcctccctctgtttCCTTCatcacctctccttcctccctctgtttCCGTTGTCACATCGTCTTCTCTGActcagatcctcctgcctctctaa